In the genome of Lagopus muta isolate bLagMut1 chromosome 21, bLagMut1 primary, whole genome shotgun sequence, one region contains:
- the TMEM88B gene encoding transmembrane protein 88B, with protein sequence MADQETEDLAAESLLAKSKMHPSLPPYDMDDQLLPREPRSTCGCWAWALLIATMNLLVFFINLLLMLVIFTIVLLPTIVVVYFGFQCHSRVLHSTARYCRTILDDNSSSALIILGFVIMSPLIVVAMATYCSLARRLRLLMCFQPCSRALYKGVKWRWYEEGGLCGCARGCSPHVKAWV encoded by the exons ATGGCTGACCAGGAGACCGAGGACTTAGCAGCAGAAAGCCTCTTGGCCAAGTCTAAGATGCATCCCAGTCTCCCACCGTATGACATGGATGACCAGCTCCTTCCCCGGGAGCCACGGAGCACCTGCGGCTGCTGGGCATGGGCTCTGCTGATAGCCACCATGAACCTCTTAGTCTTTTTCATCAACTTGCTCCTGATGCTTGTTATCTTCACCATCGTGTTGCTTCCCACCATTGTGGTCGTCTACTTTGGCTTCCAGTGCCACTCTCGG GTGCTGCACTCCACTGCCCGCTACTGCAGAACCATCCTGGATGACAACAGCTCCTCGGCCCTCATCATCCTGGGCTTCGTCATCATGTCACCCCTCATCGTGGTGGCCATGGCCACCTACTGCAGCCTGGCCAGGCGCCTTCGCCTCCTCATGTGCTTCCAGCCGTGCAGCCGGGCCCTGTACAAGGGTGTGAAGTGGCGCTGGTATGAGGAGGGCGGTCTGTGCGGCTGTgccaggggctgcagcccccatGTCAAGGCCTGGGTCTGA